A single Acetomicrobium thermoterrenum DSM 13490 DNA region contains:
- a CDS encoding FAD-dependent oxidoreductase: MERNIRVLLNGREVYGYPGQTILDLCKDCGVDIPFLCYDPHLSTHGGCSVCLVEVKGAKALVRACSNKISQGMEIYTNTERTVAARRTALELLLSDHFGDCRPPCTLACPARGDVQGYVNLAASGFYKEALDLLHENVTLPASIGRICPAPCQEKCRRNFVDEEPVSIREIKRFVGDWAIENGMLGHIDEIQENGHNVAIVGGGPAGLSAAFFLRKKGYAVTIFEKESHLGGMMRYGIPEYRLPRDIMQKEIDWLLSWGIKVQTDTALGRDITLEQLRREFDAILLAFGCWQSTPLRVPGEDLKGVFGGINFLYQVNNRLPVEIGKKVAVIGGGNTAMDACRCAKRLGAEEVTVVYRRTRQEMPAEDAEIEEAMEEGINFIFLAAPKEISGDESVRELVCEKMVLGEPDESGRRRPIPTGETFTLTVDTVIAAIGQRAVLDFLPPEIHDGRKILGDDNYATPLEKVFLCGDLRTGPDIAIAAIGEGHFAAESIHHFITRGYPKRPFECDVTREDLGPEDFRDKKKQPREMPKIFPAEERLEKPFKEFSKGLTEEQVKRDASRCMECGCPDVFECKLRSYSIEYEASPTRLSGERIKRLEEKLKYFDRNMDKCILCGRCVRTCDEIVGLHAIDFVSRGFVSTIHDAYMKPLDESECTGCGLCVQLCPVGALTEKRKERWPHSEIPTATKTTCGECSLGCEIYVNADKGKRNVVRVTTELGSPTSPTRGLCCFKARTFHLKRQRPEINKDIKETLPELVDFLRSEGVVSLFLGNSLSNEEYESIKEFLNRKGQNIAVSILEADDFKAFTSLAEEANLKRCTLGQIYESDVVFLIDENMDQEVPLITTMLRKNVREDGLNVIYLGSDPGLLDRGTTILLKTDVAEIYPILESFTDEKLIKKTSELSGIKETTLIRAINTLKSAKYPIFLAGPKVTSNASSAKAFVKLCSTLDKCSYIPLYRGANTEGALRVLGDILTPTIDNLSMIKKGQVTKLVLVEPDQATVEVLQGVNADNRAKCALLASRSFEDIKADLVMPIAGWYERRGKVINVSGEILKQEITVIPQKKSKTLSSLIKALTEI; encoded by the coding sequence ATGGAGCGAAACATTAGAGTATTGCTAAACGGTCGTGAAGTCTACGGTTACCCGGGACAAACGATATTAGATCTTTGCAAGGATTGTGGTGTGGACATACCTTTTCTGTGTTACGATCCGCATCTTTCGACACACGGAGGATGTTCTGTTTGCCTGGTGGAAGTGAAGGGGGCCAAGGCTTTGGTGCGAGCCTGCTCCAATAAGATATCCCAGGGCATGGAGATATACACCAATACGGAAAGAACTGTCGCGGCAAGGAGGACAGCTCTGGAGCTTTTGTTATCGGATCACTTTGGAGATTGCAGACCGCCCTGTACTCTTGCCTGCCCTGCCAGAGGTGATGTTCAAGGTTACGTAAACTTAGCTGCCTCCGGCTTTTACAAAGAAGCCTTGGACTTGCTCCACGAAAACGTAACCCTTCCTGCTTCCATAGGACGAATTTGTCCTGCACCCTGCCAGGAAAAGTGCAGACGCAATTTCGTCGACGAAGAACCTGTTTCCATAAGGGAGATCAAGCGCTTCGTAGGAGACTGGGCCATCGAAAATGGCATGCTGGGCCACATAGACGAAATACAGGAAAACGGCCACAACGTAGCTATTGTAGGGGGAGGCCCCGCTGGATTATCGGCTGCCTTTTTTCTCAGAAAAAAAGGTTATGCCGTGACTATTTTCGAGAAAGAATCGCATCTGGGAGGCATGATGCGATACGGGATCCCAGAGTACAGGCTACCCCGAGACATCATGCAGAAAGAAATAGACTGGTTGCTGTCGTGGGGCATAAAGGTCCAGACGGACACTGCCCTTGGAAGAGATATAACTTTAGAGCAATTGCGCAGGGAATTTGATGCCATATTGCTCGCCTTTGGCTGCTGGCAAAGCACACCTTTACGCGTCCCGGGAGAGGACCTAAAGGGTGTATTTGGCGGAATAAATTTCCTGTATCAGGTGAATAACCGTCTTCCCGTAGAGATAGGCAAGAAAGTCGCTGTCATCGGGGGTGGAAATACCGCAATGGACGCCTGTCGATGCGCCAAAAGGCTTGGGGCTGAAGAAGTTACAGTAGTTTACAGACGCACAAGACAGGAAATGCCGGCCGAGGACGCTGAAATCGAGGAGGCAATGGAAGAAGGGATAAACTTTATTTTCCTTGCAGCACCCAAGGAAATATCAGGTGACGAATCGGTCCGTGAACTTGTGTGCGAAAAGATGGTCCTTGGCGAGCCCGACGAATCGGGAAGAAGAAGGCCCATTCCTACGGGAGAAACATTTACCTTGACTGTAGATACCGTGATAGCTGCAATAGGACAAAGGGCCGTACTCGACTTTCTGCCGCCTGAAATCCACGACGGCCGAAAGATTTTAGGCGATGACAACTACGCTACCCCTCTCGAAAAGGTATTTCTATGCGGAGATTTGAGGACCGGACCCGATATAGCAATTGCGGCTATAGGGGAAGGCCATTTTGCTGCTGAATCTATACATCATTTTATTACCCGCGGATATCCCAAGCGCCCCTTTGAATGCGACGTCACAAGAGAAGACCTAGGGCCCGAAGATTTCAGGGACAAGAAAAAACAACCCAGGGAAATGCCTAAAATCTTCCCGGCAGAGGAAAGACTTGAAAAACCCTTCAAAGAATTCAGCAAGGGGCTCACGGAAGAGCAGGTAAAAAGAGATGCCAGCCGATGCATGGAGTGCGGATGTCCCGACGTCTTCGAATGCAAATTGCGCTCTTATTCGATCGAATACGAGGCTTCGCCTACACGGCTTAGCGGAGAAAGGATAAAGCGCCTTGAGGAAAAATTGAAATACTTCGACAGAAACATGGATAAATGTATACTTTGTGGAAGATGCGTCAGGACCTGCGATGAGATCGTCGGACTACATGCCATTGATTTTGTAAGCAGGGGATTTGTCTCGACAATACACGATGCATACATGAAGCCCTTGGATGAATCTGAATGCACGGGGTGCGGCCTTTGCGTGCAGCTATGCCCCGTCGGCGCTCTTACCGAGAAACGAAAAGAGCGTTGGCCTCACAGTGAAATCCCAACGGCCACAAAGACCACCTGCGGTGAATGCTCTCTTGGGTGCGAGATATATGTAAATGCCGACAAGGGGAAACGTAATGTAGTGCGGGTTACCACAGAGTTGGGGTCCCCAACTTCGCCCACTCGCGGGCTGTGTTGTTTCAAGGCGCGAACCTTCCATTTAAAAAGACAAAGGCCGGAAATAAATAAAGATATCAAGGAAACTTTGCCTGAACTCGTCGACTTCCTTCGTTCCGAAGGAGTTGTCTCGCTATTTTTAGGGAACTCGCTGAGCAACGAAGAATATGAGTCCATAAAAGAGTTTTTAAACCGTAAAGGGCAAAATATCGCAGTCTCAATTTTGGAAGCCGATGACTTTAAAGCTTTCACGTCCCTTGCCGAGGAGGCAAACTTGAAGAGATGTACGCTGGGACAAATCTACGAATCCGATGTCGTCTTCCTTATTGACGAAAACATGGATCAGGAAGTACCTTTGATCACCACGATGTTACGCAAAAATGTCAGAGAAGATGGCTTAAATGTAATTTACTTGGGAAGCGATCCTGGATTGCTCGACAGGGGTACCACAATTTTACTGAAGACCGATGTAGCGGAAATATATCCTATACTCGAATCTTTCACAGATGAAAAGCTGATCAAAAAGACATCGGAGCTCTCGGGGATAAAGGAGACAACGCTTATCAGGGCAATAAATACACTAAAATCAGCCAAATATCCTATTTTCTTGGCGGGACCAAAAGTTACCTCAAATGCCTCTTCAGCCAAGGCGTTCGTAAAATTATGTTCGACCTTGGACAAATGCTCCTACATACCTCTCTATCGGGGTGCTAATACCGAGGGAGCTTTACGCGTACTTGGAGATATTTTAACTCCGACAATCGATAATCTGAGCATGATCAAGAAGGGCCAGGTTACAAAGCTGGTGTTGGTCGAACCCGATCAAGCCACCGTTGAAGTCCTACAAGGGGTCAATGCGGACAATCGTGCCAAATGTGCCCTCTTGGCATCGAGATCATTCGAGGATATTAAAGCAGATCTGGTAATGCCAATTGCGGGTTGGTACGAAAGGCGGGGAAAGGTAATAAACGTATCGGGAGAGATCTTGAAACAAGAAATAACCGTAATACCTCAGAAAAAGAGCAAAACCCTATCTTCGTTAATCAAAGCACTCACAGAAATCTGA
- the nuoF gene encoding NADH-quinone oxidoreductase subunit NuoF, whose amino-acid sequence MTNTIVRVGMASCGLASGADSVYEELSKVLVGDENTILKKVGCIGLCSYEPLVEVEIEGKRTIYGYMTPELAKELVGSSFRPTSALKEKIIYSDEETQAPENNRMAKQVRIVLRNCGIIDPEKIDEAISRGAYEAFSKAVKEMSPDEVIDEVYRSGLRGRGGAGFPTGLKWKFTRQAKGESKYVICNADEGDPGAFMDRSVLEGDPHAVIEGMAICAYAVGASHGYIYCRAEYPLAIKRINIALDQARERGFLGDNVFGSGFNFDIEIKEGAGAFVCGEETALIASIEGKRGMPRPRPPFPAESGVWGKPTNINNVETYANVPWIIRHGASEFSAFGTEKSKGTKVFALAGKVAKGGLIEIPMGMPIREVIYDIGGGIADGKEIKAVQMGGPSGGCIPSWLLDTPVDYESITATGAIMGSGGMIVLDETSCVVDVAKFFLNFTQRESCGKCPFCRIGTKRMLEILERISNGEGKMEDLDLLYELALQVKEGSLCGLGQTAPNPVLTTLKYFREEYETHVKDKKCPAKVCPSLIRYTINTDLCIGCTRCARICPVGAISGKVKEPHEIDDAKCVRCGQCKQTCPVSAIFVD is encoded by the coding sequence ATGACTAATACAATAGTGCGCGTTGGGATGGCAAGCTGTGGTTTGGCATCGGGGGCAGACTCCGTTTATGAGGAACTCTCCAAAGTGCTTGTCGGAGACGAAAATACTATTTTAAAAAAGGTCGGATGTATTGGCCTGTGCTCATATGAACCTTTAGTTGAAGTAGAAATCGAGGGCAAGAGAACCATTTATGGATATATGACACCCGAATTGGCCAAGGAATTGGTCGGCTCCTCCTTTCGCCCCACTTCAGCCCTAAAAGAAAAGATTATATACAGCGATGAGGAAACTCAGGCGCCGGAAAATAACAGGATGGCAAAGCAGGTCAGGATAGTTCTCAGAAACTGCGGGATAATTGACCCGGAAAAAATAGACGAGGCCATTTCCAGAGGGGCTTATGAGGCGTTTTCAAAGGCCGTGAAGGAAATGTCTCCCGATGAAGTCATAGATGAAGTGTACAGATCAGGCCTTAGGGGTCGTGGTGGCGCAGGATTCCCAACGGGGCTTAAGTGGAAATTTACGCGACAAGCCAAGGGAGAATCCAAATATGTGATTTGCAATGCCGACGAAGGAGATCCGGGCGCCTTTATGGACAGGTCCGTATTGGAGGGTGACCCCCACGCCGTCATAGAGGGTATGGCTATATGCGCTTACGCCGTCGGTGCTTCTCACGGTTATATTTATTGTCGAGCAGAATATCCTTTGGCCATAAAAAGGATAAACATAGCTCTTGACCAGGCACGCGAAAGAGGCTTTTTGGGAGACAACGTTTTTGGCAGCGGCTTTAATTTCGATATAGAGATAAAAGAAGGGGCCGGGGCATTTGTTTGCGGCGAAGAGACAGCCCTGATAGCCTCAATAGAAGGAAAACGGGGAATGCCGCGACCTCGACCTCCCTTTCCAGCCGAAAGCGGCGTTTGGGGAAAGCCGACCAACATTAACAACGTGGAAACCTATGCAAACGTGCCGTGGATAATACGACATGGAGCATCGGAATTCTCAGCTTTTGGTACGGAAAAAAGCAAGGGAACGAAGGTATTTGCCCTCGCCGGCAAGGTAGCCAAAGGAGGCCTCATCGAAATTCCAATGGGAATGCCCATCAGAGAAGTAATATATGATATTGGCGGCGGAATCGCCGACGGAAAAGAGATCAAAGCAGTACAAATGGGCGGGCCGTCGGGAGGATGCATACCTTCCTGGCTTCTCGATACACCGGTAGATTACGAATCCATAACAGCCACGGGAGCAATCATGGGTTCCGGAGGTATGATTGTTTTGGACGAAACAAGCTGCGTCGTCGATGTGGCAAAGTTTTTTCTGAACTTCACACAACGCGAATCCTGCGGAAAATGTCCCTTTTGCAGAATAGGTACAAAAAGAATGCTAGAGATATTAGAACGCATCAGCAACGGAGAGGGAAAGATGGAGGATCTTGATCTGCTTTATGAACTGGCATTACAGGTAAAGGAAGGTTCCCTATGCGGTCTTGGACAGACGGCCCCAAACCCTGTGTTGACTACGCTAAAATACTTCAGAGAGGAATACGAAACTCATGTTAAGGACAAGAAATGTCCCGCAAAGGTGTGCCCTTCTCTCATTCGCTACACAATAAATACCGATCTATGCATAGGTTGTACTAGATGTGCCAGGATATGTCCCGTTGGCGCAATTAGCGGCAAAGTTAAGGAACCCCACGAAATAGACGACGCCAAATGCGTGAGATGCGGGCAATGCAAACAGACCTGTCCTGTCTCTGCTATATTTGTTGATTGA
- the nuoE gene encoding NADH-quinone oxidoreductase subunit NuoE, which produces MLSTKQDDEQALQNIIETFRGKKGITISLLSKIQESYGYLPQEVLSRVAKELDIPEASLYGVATFYAMFRFKPLGKYTIKLCRGTACHVQGSLLIAQEVMRHLGISEGETTDDGLFTLELVACLGCCSLAPVMMVGEDVYGRLTPDRAVKVLDSYRTNKRGEGNND; this is translated from the coding sequence ATGCTTTCAACAAAACAAGATGACGAGCAGGCTTTACAGAACATTATCGAGACCTTTAGGGGTAAAAAGGGCATCACAATTTCGCTTTTATCGAAAATACAAGAAAGTTACGGCTATTTGCCACAAGAAGTATTGAGCAGGGTAGCCAAAGAGCTCGATATTCCCGAAGCAAGTCTCTATGGTGTAGCGACATTTTATGCCATGTTTAGATTTAAACCTTTAGGCAAATATACCATAAAACTCTGCAGAGGAACGGCTTGTCATGTACAGGGATCCTTGTTAATAGCTCAAGAAGTGATGAGACATCTGGGAATTTCGGAAGGAGAGACGACGGACGACGGACTTTTTACGTTGGAGCTTGTCGCCTGTCTCGGATGCTGCAGCCTGGCTCCTGTTATGATGGTCGGAGAAGACGTTTATGGTCGCCTGACGCCCGATAGGGCCGTAAAGGTTCTGGATAGCTACAGAACGAACAAAAGAGGTGAAGGCAATAATGACTAA
- the fusA gene encoding elongation factor G, translating into MGAHKPEDTRTIAVAAHGGAGKTSLVEAMLFDAEVIGRLGKVEDGNTVSDYDAEEQKRQISINTSVATFDYNGKRMFVLDTPGYADFIGDLRSGMRVADSAVIVVSGVDGVEVQTEKAFDFAEDFSVPVLFFINKVERENADFYRTLKEIQEVLTNKALPLFLPIGQETNFKGLVNVLTGKAFIYKGDGSREYKEIDCPSELEEGLSSAREALVERVVEVDDELMMRYLDGEELEEQELVEALKKAVLNRIVMPVLPGSALANIGIFQLLDTITDILPSPVDMFPRKAIDAEGNEVKVKPDPNEKFSSLCFKVMVDPYVGKLSFVRVFSGTLTSDQSVFIVNKKVEERISSLRFMRGKEGKDVKEVTVGDIVAIPKLQNAGVGDTVAVKGVDFTFPAIQFPNPVYSLAVVPKSRADEDKLSNAIHRMLEEDSTLRYEKNVETGDHLLSGMGDLHLDVVLSRIKERYGVELETRLPKVPYRETIKKPSKAQGKYKKQTGGRGQYGDVWLELQPTERGSGVEFEDRIVGGVVPKQYIPAVEKGLREAAQKGVLAGYPAIDFKAVLYDGSYHEVDSSEMAFKIAASMAFKKCFMEGSPVLLEPIMDVEVVVPEEYLGDVMGDLNSRRGRIMGIESRGRLQVVKAQVPLAEMFRYAIVLRSMTSGRGSFSMEYSHYEEVPQDLAKKIIAQAQAEAEEE; encoded by the coding sequence ATGGGAGCGCACAAACCTGAGGATACGAGAACGATTGCGGTAGCAGCTCACGGAGGTGCAGGAAAGACATCGCTGGTCGAGGCAATGTTGTTCGATGCGGAAGTTATTGGACGTTTAGGTAAAGTAGAGGATGGCAATACCGTCAGCGATTATGACGCCGAAGAACAGAAGAGACAGATTTCTATCAATACATCTGTCGCAACCTTCGACTATAATGGCAAAAGGATGTTTGTTCTTGATACCCCTGGTTATGCCGATTTCATTGGAGATCTGCGTTCGGGAATGCGAGTGGCTGACTCGGCGGTTATAGTTGTAAGCGGAGTCGATGGCGTGGAAGTTCAAACTGAAAAGGCCTTCGATTTTGCCGAGGATTTTTCCGTACCCGTACTGTTTTTTATAAATAAAGTGGAAAGGGAAAATGCTGATTTTTACAGGACATTGAAAGAAATTCAGGAGGTTTTGACGAATAAAGCACTTCCGTTGTTTTTACCCATCGGTCAGGAAACAAATTTTAAAGGCTTAGTAAATGTGCTGACCGGAAAGGCCTTTATATATAAAGGTGATGGAAGTCGAGAGTATAAGGAGATTGATTGTCCCTCCGAACTCGAGGAAGGACTTTCCTCTGCCCGTGAAGCCTTGGTGGAGAGGGTAGTGGAAGTTGACGATGAACTGATGATGCGTTACCTCGACGGAGAAGAACTGGAAGAACAAGAGTTGGTAGAGGCATTGAAAAAGGCGGTGTTAAATAGGATAGTGATGCCCGTATTGCCCGGTTCGGCTCTTGCGAATATCGGAATATTCCAGCTTTTAGATACCATAACCGATATTCTGCCCTCCCCAGTAGATATGTTTCCCAGAAAGGCGATAGATGCAGAGGGCAATGAAGTAAAAGTGAAGCCCGATCCCAATGAGAAATTCAGCTCTCTCTGTTTTAAAGTCATGGTCGATCCCTATGTGGGAAAGCTATCATTCGTTAGAGTATTTTCAGGGACCTTGACTTCGGATCAATCTGTATTCATTGTAAATAAAAAGGTCGAGGAAAGGATAAGCTCTCTAAGGTTCATGAGGGGCAAGGAAGGGAAGGACGTTAAAGAGGTGACAGTGGGAGACATTGTGGCTATCCCCAAGTTGCAAAACGCCGGTGTCGGGGATACCGTTGCAGTCAAGGGAGTCGATTTTACGTTTCCCGCGATTCAATTTCCGAATCCCGTTTATAGCCTGGCAGTCGTTCCTAAAAGCAGGGCTGACGAAGATAAGCTGTCTAACGCTATTCATCGCATGCTCGAAGAGGATTCCACGTTGCGCTATGAGAAAAACGTTGAAACCGGAGACCACCTCCTTTCAGGCATGGGAGATTTACATCTGGACGTAGTCCTGTCGCGCATTAAAGAAAGATATGGCGTGGAACTCGAAACTCGTTTACCCAAAGTTCCATACAGAGAGACCATCAAAAAGCCCTCTAAAGCGCAAGGCAAATACAAGAAGCAAACCGGTGGCCGAGGACAATACGGGGACGTGTGGCTTGAGTTGCAGCCTACAGAGCGGGGCAGCGGTGTCGAGTTTGAGGATCGTATTGTCGGTGGGGTCGTTCCCAAGCAATACATTCCTGCCGTCGAAAAAGGATTAAGAGAGGCAGCTCAAAAGGGTGTCCTTGCCGGCTATCCTGCCATAGATTTTAAGGCCGTTCTTTACGACGGCTCTTACCATGAAGTCGATTCTTCAGAAATGGCCTTTAAAATAGCAGCTTCAATGGCTTTCAAGAAGTGTTTTATGGAAGGCTCTCCCGTCTTACTTGAACCGATCATGGACGTGGAAGTAGTAGTGCCCGAGGAGTATCTGGGCGATGTCATGGGCGATTTGAACTCTAGAAGAGGGAGAATTATGGGTATCGAGAGCAGAGGGAGATTACAGGTGGTTAAGGCCCAAGTGCCTCTTGCGGAAATGTTCAGGTATGCCATCGTCCTTCGTTCCATGACTTCGGGCCGAGGCAGTTTCTCCATGGAATATTCTCACTACGAAGAAGTCCCTCAAGACCTGGCCAAAAAGATAATAGCTCAGGCTCAAGCTGAGGCGGAAGAAGAGTAA
- the gatB gene encoding Asp-tRNA(Asn)/Glu-tRNA(Gln) amidotransferase subunit GatB encodes MNEFIPVIGLEIHVQLSTKSKMFCSCSTDYIGARPNNHVCPICLGLPGSLPVINERAIMYAVRMALAMRCKVNTHTVFHRKHYFYPDLPKAYQISQYDLPLAVDGHLEVNDDGKAHKIRIQRLHLEEDAGKLVHAAVGGRLMGADYSLVDYNRSGVPLMEIVTQPDITSPKQAREFVSRLRQLVRYLGVSDGDMESGSLRVDANISIMESGGKWGEKVEVKNMNSLKALERALEYEYERQKEVKSKGETIVRETRHWDDDSGKTISSRSKEEAEDYRYFPDPDLPPLVVDERTIVQLCKELPELPWEVRDRFISDYGLSLEEAEVLTERRDVALLMDDLVKRGSPVKVASNWIRTEIMRVLNERAISAEELTIPPDEMALLLSRIDRGDLSTTAAKEVFAMMLEKSLNVDDAIRALGLSTGKLTGSDLEAIVVKVLAENAEVVEEIRAGKDKKGKKVKFLQGIVMRETKGQADPKEVQSLIMSKI; translated from the coding sequence GTGAACGAATTTATTCCTGTAATAGGACTGGAAATTCATGTTCAATTATCGACGAAATCCAAGATGTTTTGCTCTTGTTCGACTGATTATATTGGCGCTAGGCCAAACAACCATGTATGCCCTATCTGCCTGGGTTTGCCGGGATCTCTTCCGGTCATTAACGAAAGGGCCATAATGTATGCAGTCAGGATGGCCTTGGCTATGCGGTGCAAAGTCAATACCCATACCGTGTTCCATAGAAAACATTATTTTTATCCCGATCTTCCCAAGGCCTACCAGATAAGTCAATACGATTTGCCCCTTGCCGTTGATGGTCATCTTGAGGTAAATGATGACGGAAAGGCGCACAAGATCAGAATACAAAGACTTCATTTGGAAGAAGATGCCGGAAAACTTGTCCATGCTGCTGTCGGCGGAAGGTTGATGGGTGCTGATTATTCTCTTGTAGATTATAACCGGTCGGGAGTTCCTTTGATGGAAATAGTCACCCAACCTGACATAACATCCCCAAAGCAGGCAAGGGAGTTCGTGTCTAGATTGCGTCAATTGGTCAGATATCTCGGGGTTTCTGACGGCGACATGGAGTCGGGATCGTTGAGAGTTGACGCAAACATTTCGATAATGGAATCGGGCGGCAAATGGGGTGAAAAGGTAGAAGTAAAAAATATGAACTCCCTAAAAGCTTTAGAGAGAGCCCTGGAGTACGAATACGAAAGGCAGAAAGAAGTTAAAAGCAAAGGGGAGACGATAGTTCGCGAGACCAGGCATTGGGATGACGATTCGGGTAAGACCATTTCAAGCCGCAGCAAGGAAGAAGCCGAGGATTACAGATATTTTCCCGATCCCGATCTTCCTCCCCTTGTCGTGGATGAGAGAACCATAGTTCAGTTGTGCAAGGAACTGCCCGAACTTCCGTGGGAAGTAAGGGACAGATTTATCAGCGATTACGGTTTATCCCTCGAAGAGGCGGAGGTACTTACGGAGCGGCGCGATGTGGCTCTTCTCATGGATGATCTAGTCAAACGAGGATCTCCCGTTAAAGTGGCGTCAAACTGGATAAGGACTGAAATAATGAGGGTATTAAACGAGAGAGCAATTTCTGCAGAGGAGCTTACGATACCGCCGGATGAGATGGCCCTTCTTTTGTCTCGAATCGATAGAGGGGATCTTTCGACGACAGCTGCAAAAGAGGTTTTCGCCATGATGTTGGAAAAATCATTAAATGTCGATGACGCCATTAGAGCTTTAGGGTTAAGCACAGGTAAATTAACAGGCTCCGATTTGGAAGCAATTGTCGTCAAAGTCCTAGCTGAAAACGCTGAGGTTGTAGAAGAGATAAGAGCTGGCAAGGATAAAAAAGGTAAAAAAGTTAAATTTTTACAGGGCATTGTCATGAGAGAAACGAAAGGACAGGCAGATCCGAAAGAGGTGCAATCGCTCATCATGAGCAAGATTTAA
- the gatA gene encoding Asp-tRNA(Asn)/Glu-tRNA(Gln) amidotransferase subunit GatA gives MKNSEFLKLSALDLVEGYKKGDFTVSDVIETALEYIEVNERNLNALITPLYEEARSRSWMLDAALARGEELGSLFGVPVVVKDNITVDGVRTTCGSRMLENWISPYSAHVVECLERAGAVIIGKANMDEFAMGSSTEFSAFGPALNPWDLSRVPGGSSGGSAASVAAGYAPIALGSDTGGSIRQPAAFCGVYGLKPTYGLVSRFGLIAFASSLDQIGPFARSLKDVAAILQVISEPDARDATCARKERPNYAEFLNVTSLEGFKVGYLAGYESLEIDDEIKRAISQTIEICQESGAEIVEVDLPISTRYGLPCYYTIAPAEASSNLARFDGVQYGFSVAADDLKELYLKSRGSGFGPEVKRRILIGTFVLGSSRYDAYYLQAQKVRQLIIREFNAAFSKADVLITPATPTLPFKRGEKLTDPVKAYMADLFTIPVNLAGLPALSMRASMSQSGLPVGVQLIGKKFGEGDILKAASVIEQVVGPAATALGGDRK, from the coding sequence ATGAAAAATAGCGAGTTTTTGAAGTTATCGGCTTTAGATCTTGTGGAAGGTTACAAAAAAGGTGATTTCACGGTTTCAGATGTAATAGAGACGGCCCTGGAATACATAGAGGTTAACGAAAGAAATTTGAACGCCCTTATAACGCCTCTCTACGAAGAGGCCCGTTCCAGATCGTGGATGTTGGATGCTGCTTTAGCGAGGGGCGAAGAGTTGGGGTCCCTTTTCGGAGTGCCCGTTGTAGTGAAGGATAACATTACAGTCGACGGGGTAAGGACTACCTGCGGAAGTAGGATGCTGGAAAATTGGATTTCTCCCTACAGTGCACATGTAGTTGAATGCTTAGAGCGCGCCGGAGCGGTGATAATTGGCAAAGCCAACATGGATGAATTTGCTATGGGAAGCTCGACGGAGTTTTCTGCCTTTGGCCCGGCCTTGAACCCATGGGATTTGTCCAGAGTGCCTGGGGGAAGCTCGGGAGGTAGTGCCGCATCCGTTGCTGCAGGTTATGCTCCCATTGCTTTGGGAAGTGACACCGGTGGCTCCATTAGGCAACCTGCTGCCTTTTGTGGGGTGTATGGATTAAAGCCGACATACGGCCTAGTCAGTAGGTTCGGCTTAATTGCCTTTGCTTCTTCGTTGGATCAAATTGGCCCTTTTGCCAGAAGTTTGAAGGACGTAGCGGCAATTTTACAGGTCATATCTGAACCTGACGCCAGAGATGCTACATGTGCCAGAAAGGAAAGGCCGAATTACGCCGAATTTTTAAACGTAACTTCCCTTGAAGGTTTTAAAGTTGGATATTTGGCGGGTTATGAATCCCTAGAAATTGATGATGAGATAAAAAGAGCAATTTCCCAAACCATAGAAATATGCCAGGAGTCTGGTGCTGAAATAGTGGAGGTCGATTTGCCGATATCGACACGATACGGCCTTCCTTGTTACTACACTATAGCGCCAGCCGAAGCAAGCTCCAATTTGGCCCGTTTCGACGGAGTGCAATACGGTTTTTCCGTGGCTGCCGATGATTTGAAGGAACTGTACCTCAAAAGCCGCGGCTCAGGTTTCGGCCCCGAAGTAAAAAGGAGAATACTGATCGGGACGTTCGTCCTAGGTTCCAGCAGATACGATGCCTATTACTTGCAGGCACAGAAGGTGAGGCAGCTCATCATCAGAGAATTCAATGCAGCCTTTTCAAAAGCCGATGTCTTGATAACTCCTGCAACGCCTACGTTACCCTTTAAACGGGGCGAGAAGCTGACTGACCCAGTCAAAGCCTACATGGCAGACCTTTTTACTATACCCGTTAATTTGGCGGGCTTGCCAGCTTTGTCGATGAGAGCATCGATGAGCCAGTCCGGGCTGCCCGTGGGCGTTCAATTGATAGGAAAGAAGTTTGGAGAAGGCGATATCTTAAAAGCGGCTTCGGTTATTGAACAGGTAGTAGGACCGGCTGCAACTGCTTTAGGGGGCGATCGAAAGTGA
- the gatC gene encoding Asp-tRNA(Asn)/Glu-tRNA(Gln) amidotransferase subunit GatC: MSGTSDGLVEEIRRVAKLAMLELNEDEIKHIGTQFKNILDQLQTLSELNAKDINPFSLEDMEPMPWRKDEVVAWNRYSEVLSQAPVSEEGYFKVPRIVEGDHDEK, translated from the coding sequence ATGAGTGGGACATCGGATGGACTAGTCGAAGAAATAAGACGCGTAGCCAAGTTGGCCATGCTGGAGCTCAATGAAGATGAAATTAAACATATCGGTACGCAGTTTAAAAATATTTTGGATCAGCTTCAGACGTTAAGCGAACTTAATGCAAAGGATATAAATCCCTTTAGTCTAGAGGATATGGAACCCATGCCCTGGCGTAAAGACGAAGTTGTGGCGTGGAACAGATACAGCGAGGTGCTTTCCCAGGCTCCGGTCTCCGAAGAGGGCTACTTCAAGGTGCCGCGAATTGTGGAGGGCGATCACGATGAAAAATAG